GGCGACTGGTCTGACGATCGTCTATTGCCTGATATCGCTAGGGCTCTCTCAAATCAGAAAGAAGTAATAATTCGAAATCCAAACGCAGTAAGGCCATGGCAGCATGTTCTTGAGCCTGTGGTAGCATATTTATTGCTGGCAAAAAAACAATACCAGTCTCCTTGCAAATATAATATGGCTTTTAACATTGGACCATATTCTTCTGATTCATTATCGGTCGAAAAAATGTTAAAACTTGCTATTAATTCCTGGGGTGGTGGAAATTTTCTAATAGAAGGTTCTTTCAATCAACCTCACGAAGCTGGAATGTTAACTTTGGATATAAGTAGGGCATTTTCTTTGCTAGGCTGGAGCCCAAAATGGAATGCTTCAATTGCGATTGATAAGACAATTGAATGGTACAAAACATTTTCTACCGATCGATCAAATATTGTCGGGTTGACAACAAGCCAAATATTAAGCTATTTCAATGCATAAGGTATTAATAACAGGGGTTACCGGTTTTTTGGGCTCTCACATTGCGGAGCGTTTAGTCAGCGATAAGCATTTTAAAGTTATCGGATTACAACGAGAGTCGTCTGATCTCTGGAGATGTGATAACTTCAAGGATGAGATTGAATGGGTAACAATAGAGCAAGGAGGGGAGTGGGAAAGGAAAATAGAAATCTTGGCCCCAGAAATTGTAATACACTGTGCGTGGATGGGAGTAGAAGCTAAAGATAGACCTAACTGGAATGTTCAGAAACAAAATTTGGATTTATTAATCACTTTATTAAATATTTTTAATAAAGCCGAAATCAATAAATTTATATTTCTGGGTTCTCAGGCCGAATATGGAAAATTTTCTGGGTGCGTAAATGAAACTTTTCCTGTAAAGCCTACAGATGCCTATAGTTATGCAAAATTATCCTGCTTACAGATTTTGCAAACTTTTGCAGAAAATTATCACTTCAATTGGATTTGGTTACGTGTTTTTTCTGTATTTGGAGAACGTGAAGGTGCGGATTGGCTTTTGCCATCGATAATAAATAAGATGACTTCGGAGCTTGAAATGGATCTGACTGCAGGTGAACAAAAATACGCGTATTTATATGCGAAAGATTTCGCTAGCATTGTGTCAGACATAGTCCATAAAAAAGTAGATTCAGGCATCTACAACCTTTCATCAAATTTTGTTTTATCAATTAAGGATTTGGTTCTCAAAGTGAAAGATAAAGTGAATCCCAACTTTCGACCTAACTTTGGAAAAATTCCATATAGAAAGGGGCAGTCTATGTATATGGAAGGGAGTATTGAGAAACTTCAAAGCCAGATAGGTCCAATTGATTTTTCTGATTTTGATTTGGTTTTAGAAGATACGATTAATTATTATAAAAATTGATTATTATGAAGGTATCAGATTATATTGCTGATTTCTTATCGAAGAAAGGCATTAAGACTGTATTTGAGCTGTCTGGAGGAATGATTACACATCTTTTAGATTCATTTAAGCAAACTACGGATATACATATAGTAACAATGCACCATGAGCAAGCTGCTGCATTTGCTGCTGAGGGATTTTCTCGAGTCAGTGGGTTACCCGGAGTGGCTTTAGCCACTAGCGGTCCCGGTGCAACAAATTTACTCACAGGAATTGGTAGCTGCTATTTTGACTCGGTCGCAGCCATATTTATTACTGGGCAAGTAAATACACATGAACTACGAAATGATAGACCTATTCGGCAACTAGGCTTTCAGGAAACAGATATAGTATCAATGGTAAGACCGATTACTAAAGCAGCTTACCTCATCACCGATGCTTCTAATATAGAAAGCGTATTTGAAGAAGCATTTACGATAGCTACCAAAGGACGGCCTGGACCTGTTCTTATCGATATTCCGATGAATATTCAAAGAGAGCAGATTGACGTGCTTGGAACGCAGAATACTTCACAAGAATCTACTGCCGTTGGGGAAGTAATTATTTCTGAGTTAGTAAGAGATATTAGAAAAGCAAAAGCTCCATTGGTTCTCTCTGGAAGAGGAATAAAGGCTTCTAATTCTCAAGATTTATTCACAAATTTTGTTAATAAGGTAAAAATTCCTGTTATTACCTCTCTTTTAGGACTGGATACAATTTCCTATGATGACCCACTGAGGGTTGGATTCATCGGTAGTTATGGTAATAGATGGGCTAATATTGCCTTTGGTGAATGTGATTTACTAATTGTTTTAGGAGCTAGATTAGATATTAGACAAACTGGCGCGGATACAAAATTTATTGAAAACCGTAAAATATACCATATTGATTGTGAAGAGGGGGAAATCAATAATCGTGTGAAAGGATGTGAGCCAATTGTTTCCGATTTATTCGACTTCTTTAAGAGTTTTGCAATTTATAGTGAATTTCAAGAATTTACTATAAATGATAATTGGATAAAAAGGATTTCAGAATTAAGAAAACAATGGCCCGACATCTCCGAATTATCTGTAAAAGGTATAAATCCTAATGTTTTGATGCATCAGCTCTCCAGATCCAGTAAACTTGCAAAAGCCTTTCTCGCTGATGTCGGAAGCCATCAAATGTGGGCAAGCCAGTCTCTAGAACTGCTCAGTGGTCAGTACTTTCTAACATCAGGCGGAATGGGTGCAATGGGTTTTTCATTGCCAGCAGCTATTGGCGCTTGTCTAGCATTAGAAAACGCTCCTGTAGTTGTTATCATTGGAGACGGCTGTATGCAAATTAATATTCAGGAATTACAAACGATTGTTCGTAACGATCTAAATATTAAAATCATTGTTTTGAATAATAAATCTTTGGGTATGATTACTCAATTTCAAGAAAGTTATTTCGAATCAAGATATCAGTCAACTTATTGGGGGTATAGTGCTCCTGATTTTGAAAAGATAGCTCAAGCGTATGGTATCGGTGCTAAAACAGTTAGTTTTGAAGGAGAAGTTGAGGCAGCGATGCAATGGTTATGGAAAAAAGAGAATAAAACCAAACCTTTATTACTTCAAGTTATGATAGAGCCGTTTACCAATACTTATCCAAAAATTGCTTTTGGGAAGCCCATTACTGAGATGGAGCCGTTTTCAAAGCCAATAGAAATGGAAGGAACTTAATTAAAATTGAAAAATACTATTATGTTAAAAAATATTTCAGATTTAAAAGTCGAAGATGCACTTAGAGAGATTGCTAAGAAGCAGACACAAAAAACAATTATCCCAGGTGAACAGTATATTCCTGTTACGGGAAAAGTTTTGGATGAAGAGGATATCTTGTTAGGCGTTGATGCTGCCCTAGATGGTTGGCTGACCGCGGGAAGGTTTGCAAGTCAATTTGAACATGAATTTGCAGATTATTTTGGAGCAACCAAAGCACTTTTAGTAAATTCTGGTTCTTCAGCCAACCTTGTTGCTTTTTATACTTTAACATCTCCAAAATTGGGTAATAGAGCCATCAAGCGAGGAGATGAGGTGATAACGGTTGCAGCAGGCTTTCCAACCACTGTTAATCCAATCATTCAATTTGGTGCAATACCCGTATTTGTGGATGTCGATATTGCGACTCATAATGTGTTGTCCGAAGATATTGAGAAA
The Sphingobacterium multivorum genome window above contains:
- a CDS encoding NAD-dependent epimerase/dehydratase family protein, which codes for MHKVLITGVTGFLGSHIAERLVSDKHFKVIGLQRESSDLWRCDNFKDEIEWVTIEQGGEWERKIEILAPEIVIHCAWMGVEAKDRPNWNVQKQNLDLLITLLNIFNKAEINKFIFLGSQAEYGKFSGCVNETFPVKPTDAYSYAKLSCLQILQTFAENYHFNWIWLRVFSVFGEREGADWLLPSIINKMTSELEMDLTAGEQKYAYLYAKDFASIVSDIVHKKVDSGIYNLSSNFVLSIKDLVLKVKDKVNPNFRPNFGKIPYRKGQSMYMEGSIEKLQSQIGPIDFSDFDLVLEDTINYYKN
- a CDS encoding thiamine pyrophosphate-binding protein, which gives rise to MKVSDYIADFLSKKGIKTVFELSGGMITHLLDSFKQTTDIHIVTMHHEQAAAFAAEGFSRVSGLPGVALATSGPGATNLLTGIGSCYFDSVAAIFITGQVNTHELRNDRPIRQLGFQETDIVSMVRPITKAAYLITDASNIESVFEEAFTIATKGRPGPVLIDIPMNIQREQIDVLGTQNTSQESTAVGEVIISELVRDIRKAKAPLVLSGRGIKASNSQDLFTNFVNKVKIPVITSLLGLDTISYDDPLRVGFIGSYGNRWANIAFGECDLLIVLGARLDIRQTGADTKFIENRKIYHIDCEEGEINNRVKGCEPIVSDLFDFFKSFAIYSEFQEFTINDNWIKRISELRKQWPDISELSVKGINPNVLMHQLSRSSKLAKAFLADVGSHQMWASQSLELLSGQYFLTSGGMGAMGFSLPAAIGACLALENAPVVVIIGDGCMQINIQELQTIVRNDLNIKIIVLNNKSLGMITQFQESYFESRYQSTYWGYSAPDFEKIAQAYGIGAKTVSFEGEVEAAMQWLWKKENKTKPLLLQVMIEPFTNTYPKIAFGKPITEMEPFSKPIEMEGT